One part of the Malus sylvestris chromosome 2, drMalSylv7.2, whole genome shotgun sequence genome encodes these proteins:
- the LOC126582265 gene encoding uncharacterized protein LOC126582265, producing the protein MKGPSAPRPEFKPSSVCLAKMVQNFIEESNEKQPPPKCGRNRCNCIHGNSNDSSDDELDIFGGGFGDSISSGSFGGDASDILKSLIPCVTVSERNLLADTARIVEANKNLKQKDDLRKMVTDGLQSLGYDSSTCKSK; encoded by the exons ATGAAGGGACCGTCAGCGCCGCGGCCTGAGTTCAAGCCGAGTTCGGTCTGCTTGGCGAAGATGGTTCAGAATTTCATCGAAGAAAGCAACGAGAAGCAGCCTCCGCCGAAATGTGGACGGAACCGCTGCAATTGCATTCACGGCAACAGCAATGACAGCTCCGACGACGAGCTCGATATATTCGGTGGAGGTTTCGGTGATTCAATCTCCTCCGGTTCGTTCGGTGGCGACGCGTCAGATATTCTTAAG AGTCTGATTCCATGCGTGACCGTCTCGGAGAGAAACCTCCTGGCCGATACGGCGAGGATCGTCGAAGCAAACAAGAATCTCAAACAAAAAGACGATTTGAGGAAGATGGTCACCGACGGACTGCAATCCCTCGGCTATGATTCCTCCACCTGCAAATCCAAATAG
- the LOC126582095 gene encoding disease resistance protein RPV1-like — MASSSSSFSSVPDWKYDVFLNFRGEDTRRTFIGHLYKALVQNSINTFIDAEKLRKGKDLSQLLTAISDSRLSVVVFSQNYASSTWCLKELVQILQCMDQKQIVIPIFYQVDPSHVRKIEGSFEEAFSKHEHDPNADMEEVQRWRSALQRAPNLCGWDSQNYQDDAKLIDLIVDDIFKKLTNISSSEKNGLVGLVGMDSRLQKMDSLLCPEVADVRFVGIWGMGGIGKTTIARAVYDKIKHHFEGRCFLENVKGCFPSTDAGEARLDMQAEILSSITNTKVRSSEILRNGFQAMMERVGKKKVLLVLDNVESSSQIEALIGKQPSFGGGSRIIITTRDKQSLSRLGDEIYEPEFLNNNDALKLFMQYAFSRKQPTEEYIDLSGHFTKYAQGLPLALKVLGAFLENKSERAWTDELKKIARNPNPGIQEMLRTSFDGLDRYQKEIFLDIACFFKQMKKDFATRIMEGCGFHPHTGLDVLVGRALVTISSDGVLEMHDLLEEMGREIVREKSIEEPGSCSRLWSDEDVRHVLTKKTATEAVESIIVHWPHSDNVVELDTAFLKMTKLRLLRVHTHNILPLNMPYGQWKYKDLKFLSEKLSYLFWHNCPLKSLSSNFNPENLVEIDMQHSWVEHLWKGTKPLGKLKIINLKGSHRLEETPDFTEAKNLEKLILGRCTSLYEVHPSISALEKLVLLDLSWCGKLKTFSSNISMKSLETLDLSFCSILGKFPEISEVMEKLSKLYLQGTAIKELPRSINNLTGLVTLNLEYCRELEILPNSFVQLKSLQFLNLSGCPKLKGFPGNVADLEGLRELRLDETSVEDLCPSISSLENLESLSLKQCKKLHSLPSSIHMRSLRTLNLSGCSNLDNFSEIPEVMNLLELNLDETAISELPSSIKNFTGLVILSLKDCRRLKIFPGSIHMRSLQVLNVSGCSNLKNFPEFLEGMENLTELNFDWTIFTEDSSTFKNLTELEHEQASRRRKIVEFSGIAIEELPSIIYSLTGLATLTLRYSKDFKSLTSNICQLKSLNYLSLSGCTKFEVFPDILENMERLASLDLDRTSIRELPASIERLQGLVSLNLKKCKSLVYIPDSICNLLSLEWLNLHGCSELSKLPEDLRYLKNLHIGGTGIRGYRPKQQFITLADLAQFRSTAPMINAIIAMVPNNEQNEAAADGESLLPWSDVSEILTDDEESSYAEEIRQRDLEFLEVESTLEGTSIHQDSNHGSMGSHPKRQIFSTSGYLDQNQSTAPLTVTVDSSCEEKEAEAVEAIILSYLKQSRHEEEKEEKAVAASRTGGRIWGCICGSRGNGD, encoded by the exons atggcttcttcttcttcttctttttcatccGTTCCCGATTGGAAATATGATGTCTTCTTGAATTTTCGAGGCGAAGACACTCGCAGGACCTTCATCGGCCATCTCTACAAAGCTCTAGTTCAGAACTCAATCAACACCTTCATTGACGCTGAAAAGCTCAGAAAAGGCAAAGACCTTTCGCAGCTGCTGACAGCTATAAGCGACTCGAGGCTTTCAGTTGTAGTTTTTTCTCAAAACTACGCTTCTTCCACATGGTGCTTGAAAGAACTCGTCCAAATCCTGCAGTGCATGGATCAGAAGCAGATTGTGATTCCCATTTTCTACCAAGTAGACCCATCTCATGTTCGTAAAATCGAGGGAAGTTTTGAGGAAGCTTTTTCTAAACATGAACATGATCCTAACGCCGACATGGAAGAAGTGCAGCGGTGGAGGTCCGCTCTACAAAGAGCCCCCAATTTATGTGGCTGGGATTCACAAAATTACCA GGATGATGCCAAACTTATTGACTTGATTGTAGATGATATTTTTAAGAAATTGACCAACATTTCATCAAGTGAAAAGAATGGCTTGGTTGGCTTGGTTGGAATGGATTCCCGCTTACAGAAAATGGATTCACTATTATGTCCCGAGGTCGCTGACGTTCGCTTTGTTGGAATATGGGGTATGGGCGGTATAGGCAAAACCACCATCGCTAGAGCTGTGTATGACAAAATCAAGCATCACTTCGAAGGTCGTTGCTTTCTTGAAAATGTCAAGGGATGTTTTCCCTCAACTGATGCAGGTGAAGCGCGACTAGATATGCAGGCAGAAATTCTATCTAGTATCACAAATACGAAGGTGAGGAGTTCAGAGATTTTGAGAAATGGTTTTCAGGCGATGATGGAAAGAGTTGGTAAGAAAAAAGTTTTACTTGTTCTGGATAATGTGGAGAGTTCATCCCAAATTGAAGCCTTAATTGGAAAGCAACCTTCATTTGGTGGCGGAAGTCGAatcattataacaactagagaTAAACAGTCACTAAGCAGACTTGGTGATGAGATATATGAGCCCGAGTTTTTAAACAACAATGATGCTCTCAAGCTGTTTATGCAGTATGCTTTTAGTAGAAAGCAACCCACAGAAGAATACATTGATCTGTCAGGCCATTTCACAAAATATGCTCAAGGTTTGCCTTTAGCACTCAAAGTCTTGGGAGCATTTCTCGAAAACAAAAGTGAACGTGCGTGGACAGATGAGTTAAAGAAAATAGCGAGAAATCCGAACCCGGGAATCCAGGAAATGCTTAGAACAAGCTTTGATGGACTAGATAGATATCAGAAGGAAATATTTCTTGATATTGCATGTTTCTTTAAACAAATGAAGAAAGACTTTGCAACAAGGATTATGGAGGGTTGTGGCTTCCATCCCCATACCGGATTAGACGTTCTAGTTGGTAGAGCTCTTGTCACTATCTCATCTGATGGTGTACTCGAGATGCATGATTTACTAGAGGAAATGGGTCGCGAAATCGTACGCGAGAAATCTATAGAAGAGCCTGGGAGTTGCAGTAGGTTGTGGAGCGATGAAGATGTCCGTCATGTGTTAACTAAAAAAACG GCTACTGAAGCAGTTGAAAGCATAATTGTGCATTGGCCACACTCAGACAATGTGGTGGAATTAGATACCGCTTTTCTTAAAATGACAAAACTAAGGCTACTCAGAGTCCATACCCACAATATTCTACCACTGAACATGCCATATGGTCAATGGAAATACAAGGATCTAAAGTTTCTCTCTGAAAAACTAAGTTATCTGTTCTGGCACAATTGTCCCCTAAAGTCTTTATCGTCCAATTTTAACCCCGAGAATCTTGTTGAAATTGACATGCAACATAGTTGGGTCGAACACCTCTGGAAAGGAACTAAG CCTCTGGGAAAGTTGAAAATTATCAATTTAAAAGGCTCTCATCGTCTTGAGGAAACACCTGACTTCACTGAGGCAAAGAATCTTGAGAAGCTAATTCTTGGTAGATGCACAAGTTTGTATGAGGTTCACCCATCCATTTCTGCCCTTGAAAAACTTGTCCTCTTGGATCTAAGTTGGTGCGGCAAACTCAAGACCTTTTCAAGCAACATTAGTATGAAATCTCTTGAAACCCTTGATCTCTCTTTTTGTTCAATACTTGGGAAGTTTCCAGAGATTTCAGAAGTTATGGAGAAGCTTTCAAAGCTTTATTTGCAAGGGACTGCAATAAAAGAACTGCCTCGATCAATTAACAATCTTACAGGGCTTGTTACTTTGAATCTTGAATATTGCAGAGAACTTGAGATTCTTCCAAACAGCTTTGTTCAACTCAAGTCCCtgcaatttcttaatctttctGGTTGTCCAAAGCTCAAGGGCTTTCCAGGAAATGTCGCAGATCTGGAAGGATTAAGAGAGCTTCGCTTGGATGAGACATCTGTTGAAGACCTTTGCCCATCAATTTCATCTCTTGAAAACCTTGAGAGTTTGAGTCTAAAGCAGTGCAAGAAACTTCATAGCCTTCCAAGCAGCATTCACATGAGATCTCTTCGAACCCTTAATCTTTCCGGCTGCTCAAATCTGGATAATTTTTCAGAAATTCCTGAAGTTATGAACCTATTAGAGCTTAATTTAGATGAGACTGCAATTTCAGAACTGCCCTCGTCCATAAAAAATTTTACGGGACTCGTTATCCTGAGCCTGAAGGATTGCAGAAGATTAAAGATTTTTCCAGGCAGCATTCATATGAGATCTCTTCAAGTCCTGAATGTTTCTGGCTGCTCAAATCTGAAGAATTTTCCAGAGTTTCTAGAAGGTATGGAGAACCTAACAGAGCTTAATTTCGATTGGACTATATTTACAGAAGACTCATCAACATTCAAAAATCTTACAGAGCTTGAACATGAGCAAGCTTCTCGCCGCCGAAAAATTGTTGAGTTTTCAGGGATTGCAATTGAAGAATTGCCATCCATAATTTATAGTCTTACGGGACTTGCTACTTTGACGCTACGGTATAGCAAAGACTTTAAGAGTCTTACAAGCAACATTTGTCAACTCAAGTCCCTAaattatctctctctttctggtTGTACAAAGTTTGAGGTGTTTCCAGAcatattagaaaatatggaaAGGTTAGCCAGCCTTGATTTGGATAGAACATCTATCAGAGAGCTTCCTGCATCAATTGAACGGCTTCAGGGGCTAGTGTCGTTAAATCTGAAAAAGTGCAAAAGCCTGGTCTATATTCCGGACAGTATCTGCAATTTGTTGAGTCTCGAATGGCTCAATCTCCATGGGTGCTCAGAACTTTCGAAGTTGCCTGAAGACTTACGGTATTTGAAGAACCTTCACATAGGGGGAACTGGTATACGTGGTTACCGCCCTAAACAACAATTCATCACTTTGGCGGATTTGGCTCAGTTTCGAAGCACTGCACCTATGATTAATGCCATCATTGCCATGGTCCCAAACAATGAGCAAAATGAAGCGGCGGCTGATGGGGAATCCCTCCTCCCCTGGAGCGATGTTTCAGAAATTTTAACAGATGATGAGGAGTCAAGTTATGCGGAAGAGATAAGGCAGCGAGATTTGGAGTTCCTTGAGGTAGAGAGTACACTAGAGGGAACTAGTATACATCAAGACAGCAATCATGGATCAATGGGTTCCCACCCAAAACGACAAATTTTCAGCACTTCGGGGTATTTGGATCAGAATCAGAGCACCGCACCTTTGACTGTGACGGTTGACTCAAGCTGCGAGGAAAAGGAGGCGGAGGCTGTTGAGGCAATAATTTTGAGTTATCTCAAGCAGTCGAGACATGAGGAAGAGAAGGAGGAGAAGGCGGTGGCAGCATCAAGGACAGGTGGGAGAATATGGGGTTGCATCTGTGGATCACGGGGTAATGGGGATTGA